The region CTTGGCGACGAACGTACGGCTCTGGGGATCGGCAGCCGGGACGATCTCGGCGATCCTGGCGCTGAAGGTCGCCTTCAGGGCATCCAGGGTGACCTGCACCGGCGTCCCGGCCTTGGCCCGGGCCGCCAGCGATTCCGGCAGGGCCAGTTCCAGGAGATAGCTCCCCTGGTCGTCGATGGTCATGAGCGGCTGACCCGGGAACACGGTGGACCCCTGGTCAACCTGCTTGGCCGTGACCACCCCGGAGAGCGGCGCGACGATGCGTGCGTAATCGGCCATGCGGGAGGCGGCCCGCGCCCCCTCCCGGGCTTGCCGGTAGCGGGCCAGGGCCCGGGCCACGCCCTGGGCGGCCACCTCCCGCTCGGTCTGTTTGGTATCGAACTCCTGGCGGGTGATGGCCTGTTCCCGGTAGAGGCGCTGATAGCGCTCGAAGGTCACGTCGGCCAGCCGCTTGCGGGCCTCGGCCTCGTCCAGCGCGCGCTGCGCCTCGTCGCTCCCCGCCGCGGCTGCGGCCCCGGCCGCCCCGGTTTCCTGGGCATCCAGGCGGGCCAGAAGCTGCCCCTTCCTGACCCGTTCCCCTTCCCGCACCTTCAGCAGGGTGACGGTGCCGGGGATACGGGCCAAAACCACGGCGCTGGTGCGGGCTCTCACGGTACCCACCACCTCCGCGAGATCCGGCACGGCAACGGCTTTCACCACTTCCACCTGAACCCCCGTGACCACCGGCGCCGGCGGATTTCCCCCGCGCCCGGCTTCATGCCCTTTTTCGCCGCAACCGGCAAGGAGCGGCAACCACAGGGGGACGGCGAGCAGCAACAACGACCTCGTCATTTCATGATCTCCTTCAAAAATGTTCCGGCGGCATGATACACCCGCCCACCGGCCAGGGCATACTCCGCCTCGCTCTCAGCCAGATTGGAGCGGACCTGGTTGAGGGCGCTCTGGGCATCCAGCACCTCGACCATGGTGGTCAGGGAATTTTCGAAACGCCGCGTCAGCAGGCGCACCGTTTCCTCGGCATCCCGCAGGGCGTGGCGGGCCACCTCAAGCCGCTTGCCCATCTCCTCCCGCCGTAGGCGGGTCTCCTGCACCTGGAGGGCGATATCCCTGCGCGACTGCTCCAACTGCTCGGCAACGGCCGAACGTTCGGCGACGGCCCGGTCCCGGTCCCGATCGCGGCGAAAGCCGTCGAAGAGCTGCCAGGTGAGGCTCGCCCCGGCCGTCCAGGCGTCGTTATCGGCGCCCAGGGGGGTATCCTTGGCGTTCATCCGGTACGAGGCGAACGCCCCCACCTCGGGTAGATAGGCGCTGCGGGCCAGCTTGAGGGCCGCCTCGGATTTCCCCAGTTCGGCGTGGTACTGCCGCAGCTCGCTGCGGTGTTCCAGGGCAGCGGCCACCAGGTCCCCGGAGGGGGGCGGCAGGACGACGGCGTGCGCCTGCTCCGGGATATCCACCTCCTCACCGTTTTTGAGGCCGACCACGGCGGCCAGGCGCAGCTTGGCCAGTTCCAGGTCATTGCGCGCGGCGATCAGGTGCTGCTCCACGCCGGCCAGGTGCGTCCTGGCGCGCAGTTCGTCGGAAAGCAGCCCGACCCCCGCATCACGGCGCACCGCTGCCAGCCGCAGGTTTTCACGGGCATCACCGATGGCCTGGCCGGCAGCCCCGAGCTGGGCACGCGCCTTCTGCACATCGAGATAACGGCTGAACACCTGGAAGGCGGTCTCCTGCCGGGCTGCTTCCAGCCCCAGGTCCTGTTTCTCGGACTCCCGGACGGCCAGCTCCCGGAGCGGGGCGATGGAGGGACGGTAGAGCGGCAGGCTGACCGTCAGGGCGGTTTTGAAATCGTGCGTGGTGGCGGGATGGTTGAGATTGCTGGTGAGGAAATCGTTCTGGGTGAAGCGCGCCTCGTCAAGCTTCATCATGAAGACCTGGGTCGGGGCATTGGAGGCGGCAAGGGTTTCCTCGAAGGCGAGAGTGGGGTAATAATACGATTTCGCGATGGCGACCCCCTGGCGGGCCGCAGCGGCGCGATAGCCGGCGGCCTTGACCAGATGGTTGTTCTCCAGGGCCCTGCCGATGGCCTCTTTCAGGGTCAGCTGCTGCACCGGGGACGCAGCGCCTGCCTGCCCCGCCGTCACCGCAACCAGTATGAGAATCACGAACGCCTGTTTCACCCTAAGCTCCCTGGAATAAGATAATATATGAAAAACAATATATATTATCTTTACGAAAAGTCAAGGGGAACGTCGAGGAAAATTCCTGTCTCTACGTGGGGGCACCCAAAAATAAATACGCCGGGATGCGGTCAGCATTCCGGCGTATCTCATTTCGGCCGCAGATGAAGTATGCGACGAACCTATTGCACGATAACGAACTCGTCCCGTCTGTTTTTGGCCCAGGCCGCTTCATCATGGCCGTCCACAGCCGGTTTTTCCTTGCCGTAGCTGATGATGGAAAGCCGGTCGGCGGCAACGCCCAGGGTGATCAGGTAGTGCAGGGCCGACTTGGCACGGCGCTCGCCCAGGGCCAGGTTGTATTCGGCCGAACCGCGCTCGTCGCAATGACCCGCGATCTGAACCTTGACGCCGGGCTTGCTTTTCAGCAGGATCTCGGCGTTTTTGCTGAGCACGTCCCGGGCATCCTGGCGCAGGTCAGATTTGTCGAAATCAAAATAGACGCTTTCGAAAGCAGTTTCCACGGCCGGGGCGGCGGCAGCCGGCGCTTCAGCCTGCTTGATCGGTTCGGCGGCGGGGGCAGGCTGCTCGGGCTGGACCGGCGGGGCCGGCTGGGGGGCGACTTCCGGCTTGGCGACCTCCGGGGCCTTGGGCTGCTCGGCCTTGACCACCGGTTCCTCACTCTTCACGACTTCCTTGCTTGCGCAGCCGCCGGCCAGTAAAGCCGCCAGACTAAGCGCTGCCAGTACTGCCATGGTCCCTCGTTTCATAACAATTCTCCTTTATCCTGGATTGAGTGCGCTCTGGTGCCCGATTCTCCGAATGTAAACAAATTATACAGCAGCCCGAAAGATTTGCAATTGCAAATAAGGAATAATTTCACACCTGTTGGTGAGGGCGGCGCAGCGGGCGCCCGGCCATAACGACCCGTCAGCGGGGCGACCAGGCCGGTTGGCTTGCGTTCCCCTTCCCCTGGCCGACCCTGACCTGGCCGCTGCCGTCGGCACGCATGACATAGATCCCGTCCGGACCGCCCCGTTTCGAACTGAAGGCGATGAAACGGCCGTCCGGCGACCAGGCGGGATTCTCGTTGCTGCCCGTGGTGGTCAGTTGGGTGTCGCCGCTGCCGTCGACGTTGATGGCATAGATGTGGAACGTCCCCCCCTGCATGCGGGCATAGGCGATCCGGTCCCCCTTGGGGGACCAGCGGGGGTTGACGTTATACCCGCCGGCGGTGGTCAACCGGCGCACATTGCCGCCGTTGGCGTCCATCACGAAGATCTGCGGCTTGCCCAACCGGTCCGAGACAAAGGCGATGCGCTTGCCGTCCGGCGACCAGACCGGCGAGACCTCGATGGCCGGGTTGACGGTCAGGCGCACCGGGTTGCTGCCGTCCCGGGCAATGGTGTAGATCTCGGCGTTGCCGTCCTTGCTGAGGGCGAGGGCGATCTTCGTGCCGTCCGGCGCCCAGGCGCCGGTGATGTTGAGCCCCTTGTGGCGCGACAGGGGGATCTCCGCCGTGCTTGACAGGGCCCGCTTGTACAGGTCCGGATTGCCCCGTTTATACGAGGTGAAGAGGATCTCCCGCCCGTCGGGCGAAAAGTCGGGGTTGAGGTTGATGGAGCCGTTTCTGGTCAAGGGGAGCAGGTTGTGCCCGTCCCAGTCCATGATGGCGACCTCCTTGTTGCCGTACTGGGTCGAGATGAAGGCGATGTGGGTCGTAAAGGGGCCCCGCTCGCCGGTCATCTGCAGCAGCACCTCGTCGCAGAAGGAGTGGGCGAAGCGGCGCAAATCCTTGTTTTTTCCCAGGTAGCGCTTGGCGGTCATCATCTTGTTGTTGAGGGCGTCGTACAGGCGGAACTCCACCGTGAGGTTGTCGCCGGTGATGGCGTATTCGCCGCGTATCAGGAGGTCGAACCCCGCCGCCAGCCACGGGGCGAAGTCGGTCGCCCCGAACATGAGGCCGCCGGCAAGCGGCAGCGGCTCCCTGACCTCGGCAGTGGCCAGGCCCGACAGGTTCATGTCGAAGGCGATCACGTCGGCCATCTCCCTGGCGGCGGTCGTGTTCGCCCCGGCGTTGTTCGCATGGGGGAGTTCGACGGCCAGCTTGAGCTGGCGGTTGCCCGGCGCGGTTACCTCGATATAACCGGGCTGGGCATGGAGGGCGGTCGGCAGGACAAGCATCAGCATCAGGGTCAACAACAGTCTCATGGCTACCTCGTTACTGCTTGGTGCGGGAAATGCCCTTGGGCTTGAAGACGAACGTCCCTCGAACCCTTTGCGGTTGGGCGGCGGCACGAGTTTGTCGCCGGCCTTTTCCACCGCCCGCAGCACCGACAGCTCAAAGGTCCGGTCGCCGCTGCTCTTCTCGATCTTCTGCCGGGTCACCTTGCCGTCGGCGTCGATATAGAGGTGCACGATGACCTCGGGATTTTTGCTGGTATAGGAGATGGTCTGGTAGAAGGCGTCCTTGAGGCGCGATTGAACGTAGGCGGTATAATCGCTGCCGGCCTCGCTGCCGCTCCCGGCCGGCATCCCGGCCCTGCCGCTGCCGGCCGTCTTGAGTTTTTTGCGGAGCCGCTCCAGGGCGGCCTCCTGCTGCTGGGACTCGGCCTTGCTCTCAAGCTTCGCCATCTTTTCGGCGAAGGCCGCATCGCTCGTGGTATCCCGTGGTTCGTTCTTTTCCGCTTTGCCGGTCGGTGCGGTGCGCGCCTTGGTGCCCGGGTGCGGGGGGGTCGGCATGCTCAAGGGGGTTTCGGGGGTTGGGGGCGGGGGGGGCGCTTCGGCATCGCTCCCCTTCTGGGTCGGGCTGCCGGCCCGGGGGTTGGCGACCGGCAGGTTGACCACATCGACGTAATAGGTCTCCTGCACGGTTGTCGTGGGGGGAAAAAGCTGCCCCCACCACAGCAGCAACAAAAAAACCGCCAGATGAATGACGGCGGAAATACCGAAACTAACGCCCATGCCGGCGTCATGTGTGTCCAGCTTTGTGCTCATCTTATTTCGGAGCCGGCTCCGTCACCATGCCGAGCCGCTCGATGCCGGCCCCCTTGATATCGGCCATGATCCTGACGACCTCGCCATAGGGAACGCCGGCATCGGCCTTGAGGAACACCTCTTTCTTGGTCCGCGATTCGAACATGGCGGTCAGTTTGGCGCGCAGGTCCCCTGCCGGGGTTTCCTCCTTGTTGATGAAGACCTTGTTGTTCCTGTCGACGGTGACCACCACCGTCTCCTCCGCCGGGTTCATGGCCTTGGTATCGGCCTTGGGCAGGTTGACCTGCACCCCCTGCTGCATCATCGGCGCGGTTACCATGAAGATGACCAGGAGCACCAGCATGACGTCCACCAGCGGCGTGACGTTTATCTCCGCCATGGCGCTCCTGTTGCCGTTTTGTCCGCCCATTGCCATGGCTTATTTCCCCGCGACGTTGCGCTGCACGATATTGAGGAACTCCGTGGAAAAGCTGTCCATCTCGTTGATCAGCACCCGGATCTTGTGCTGGAAATGGTTGTAGGCCATGACGGCCGGGATGGCGGCCACCAGGCCGATGGCGGTGGCGATCAGCGCCTCGGCGATGCCGGGGGCGACCACGGCCAGCGAGGCGGAACCGGTCTTGCCGATCCCCTCAAAGGCGGTCATGATGCCCCATACCGTCCCGAACAGACCGATGAACGGCGATGTGGAGCCGGTGGTCGCCAGGAAGGTGGTGTATTTCTCGAGGCGGGTTATCTCCGAGTTGGTGGCGCGGCGCAGGGCGCGGGAGACGTTCTCGATGCCGCCCAGGTCGGTGCTGAGGATGCTGGTGTCGGTCTTGCCGCTCCCCTCGACGAACTTGCCCAACTCGCCGTACCCCTCGTTGAACAGCACCGTCAGCGGCGAACCGGCGAAGCGGTCCACCTGGGAGGCGATGGCGTCGAACCGCTTGGATTTCCAGAAAAAGTCCATGAAGCGTTCCGAATCGCTGTTGGCCTTGTAGATCTGGAAGAACTTGAACATGATGATGGTCCACGACAGGACCGAGAAGGCGATGAGAATGAGCAGGACAATCCTGACGACGAGACCGGTACCGATCAAAAGGCCCACAGGGAGCACCTCCGAGTAAATAAAGGTTTGGCTAAAAACTAGCCCGTTCACTGGGCCAAGTCAAGCCCAAATCATCAAAATGCTCAACAACTCAGGGCAATGCGCTCTATGCTGAGCGCCCTGCCGCTTTGGGCGTCAACCCCGACCAGCACCCCGTTCAGGCGGATATCTTTTTTGGGGATTTCGAACTTTGCCGGCAGTTGGGTGAGGAACTTGCGGATGGCCTCTTCCTTGCCGATGCCGATCACGGAATCGAAGCTGCCGGTCATGCCGGCGTCGGTCAGGTAGGCCGTCCCCTGGGGCAGGATGCGCTCGTCGGCGGTCTGCACATGGGTGTGGGTGCCCACGACGGCGCTGACCCGGCCGTCGAGATACCACCCCAGGGCCGATTTCTCCGAGGTGGCCTCGGCATGGAAATCGACGAAGATGAGCGGGGTCTCCTGCCGCAGTAGTTCGATCTCCCGGTCGGCCGTGCGGAAAGGGCATTCCAGGTTTTTCATGTAGACCCGCCCCTCCAGGTTGAGCACCCCGACCTTGACGCCTCCCGGGGTGGTGACGACGACGCTGCCGGCGCCGGGCACCCCCTCGGCGTAGTTGGCGGGGCGGACGATGCGCCGGTCGGCCAGCACGAGCGGGACCTGCTCCTTCTTGTCCCAGATATGGTTGCCGCTGGTAAGGCAGTGCACGCCGGTGTCGAACAGCTCCTTGGCCGTCTCGGTGGTCAGGCCGAAACCGCCGGCCGCGTTTTCGCCGTTGGCGATGATCAGATCCACCGCGTGCCGGTCAACCAGGCGGTGCAGTTCGCGGGAGAGGGCCTGGCGCCCCGGCTTGCCGATGATGTCGCCGATGAAGAGGATTTTGATGCTCATTGAACGCTTTCTCTACACCCCCCTCCCAGGGGGAGGGGGGTGCACGGGGATGTGGGGAAGGACGGAGGACGAACGATCAGCGGGCGAACTCCACGGCGCGCGTCTCGCGGATCACGTTCACCTTGATCTGGCCCGGATAGGTCATCTCGGCCTCGATCTTCTTGGCGATGTCCCGGGCCATGATCAGCGACTGCTCGTCGCTCACCTGCTCGCTGGCCACCATCACGCGGATCTCCCGGCCGGCCTGGATGGCGAAGGAGGAACTGACGCCGCTGAAGGAGGTGGCGATACGCTCCAGGTCTTCCAGGCGTTTGACGTAGGTCTCCATCATCTCGCGCCGGGCCCCGGGGCGCGCTCCGGAGAGGGCGTCGGCCGCCTGGACCAGCACCGCCAGCACGGTGGCCGGTTTCTCGTCCTCGTGGTGGGCCATGATGGCATGCACGATCTTCGGAGATTCACCGTATTTCCTGGCCAATTCGGCCCCGATCACGGCATGGGACCCCTCCACCTCGTGGTCGACCGCCTTGCCCAGGTCGTGCAACAGGCCGGCACGCTTGGCCTGCTTGACGTTGACCCCCAGTTCGGCCGCCATGATGCCGCAGAGAAACGCCACTTCCAGCGAATGCTGGTAGACGTTCTGGGTGTAGGAGGTGCGGTATTTGAGGCGCCCGATCAGCTTGAGCACCTCGGGGTGGATGCCGTGGACCCCCAGGTCGAAGGCCGCCTGCTCGCCCGCTTCCTTGATGGAGAGCTCCACCTCCTCGGTGGACTTGGCCACCACCTCTTCGATGCGGCCCGGGTGGATGCGGCCGTCGCCGATCAGCTTCTCCAGGGAGAGGCGGGCCACCTCGCGGCGGACCGGGTTGAAACCGGACAGGATGACCGCCTCGGGGGTGTCGTCGATGATCAGGTCGATGCCGGTAGCCGCCTCCAGGGCGCGGATATTGCGCCCCTCGCGGCCGATGATGCGCCCCTTCATCTCGTCGGAGGGGAGCGGCACCACCGATACCGTCCGCTCCGCCACGTATTCGCCGGCATACCGCTGGATGGCCAGGGCCATGATCTCCTTGGCCTTCTTGTCCGCAGTCTCCCGGGCTTCCTCTTCGATGATCTTGATGAGCTTGGCCGCATCATGCTTGGCCTCGCTCTCCATGGTGTTCATCAGTTCCTTTTTCGCCTCGCCGGCCGTCATGCCCGAAATCTGCTCCAGCTTGGCCATCTGGGCGCCGACGGCGTTCTTCAGTTCATCTTCACGCTCGGCAAGGGACTGTTCCTTGGCGGAATTGAGCTGTTCCTTCTTCAGGATATCCAGCTCTTTCTGATCAAAAAGGGCGACCTTCTTGTCCAGGTTTTCTTCCTTCTGCACCAAACGCTTTTCGAGATTCTGGAGGTCACGCTTCTTCTCCCGCATCTCGCGCTCGTACTCTTCCTTGGCCTCGATGGCCGCGTTCTTCGATTTGAGCTCGGCTTCCTTGGTGATGGTCTCGGACTCGCGCCGGGCATCCTCGATGACCTTGGTCGCCAGGTCCTCCGCCTGCCGGACGATGGCGTCCGCATCCTTCTTGCTGAACCTGCTGCCGGCGAAATACGCACCGGCGGCCACCACCAGGAGGGCGGCAACCATCCAGATACTCACTTCCATATCAATAACCTCCTCTATCAGGCCGTTGCAGCGCTACGCGGGGTCCTATCCCCTCTCCCCGCTCCGGGCGCGCCGGCCTGTTTTTTAATCCGGAACACCGACATGGCTCCGGTTACTTCCGCAGTGGACGACCCGCCGATCGCTGACGATGATCTCCATCCGTATATCGTGCCCTTCAGCCGGGATCGCCCCCCGACAATCTGAAAATCATGGCACAGTCCCACCAGGTGGGCCGTGCGCCCCGGATGCCGCAGGAAGCGGTCGTAAAACCCCTTGCCGTAGCCGATGCGATGCCCGTTCAGGTCAAAGGCGACCCCCGGCACTACGATCAGGTCCGGCTCGTCGGCATGGTGATCGACGCCGGTGGGGCACGGTTCAAGGATGCCGAAACTGCCCTGTTCGAGGCTTGCCAGCCCCTCCACCTGACGGAACACCATGTGCTCCCCGCAGACGGCCGGGTACAACACCCGCTTCCCGGCCCTGAAGGCGGCCGCCACGATCTCGGCGGTGTCGGTTTCGTTGTGGGCCGGGGCGTAGAGGGCAATGCACTCCGCCCGGGAGTATTCTTCAAGGCCGAGCAGATTCTGCTGGGCCAGCAGGCTGGAGGCGCGCCATGCATCCAGGCCGAGTGCCTGACGCTGGGCCAACATCTGCTGTCGTAGTGACCGCTTGGGCATACCGTCGATTCCACGCGAAAAATCGTTCAAAAGCAGACAAGTAGAGAGTGCCCGGAGGAAGAGGGTCCCGGGAAGGTCGATCAGGGAGGGTGAAAGGGGGAATGGCTCGTGAGTGCCGCAGAATTTGGTTGGGCGCTGTTTTTCTTCTCGGGAGCGATTCCTTCCTTTCGTCGTTGAATATATTCTGCGGTGTCAGGTTATCAGCAGGCGGTGGCCAGCGGCGCCACACCTACCGGGACTGATTTGTGATGCTGGTGCGAATATATGATCAAGTCTCCCTTACGAGACCTTGTACGTGCCGCCGGATACCCCGGCCACATCACGCTTTTTCCAATTTTTCCATCAGCCGCCGCAGCGCGGCATCCATCGGGCCGCCCCGCCCTGCGGAACCGCGCAGTTCCAGCAGTTCCTCGCTGATGTTGAGCAACGCCAGCATGAGCACCAATTGGGCATCGCCGTTCTTGAGGGCGCCGCCGATCTCGTGCAGCCTGGCATTGACAAACGATTCCACCGCCTGGACCTTTTCGGCGGGAGCCGAGCTCCTGACCGAAAGCTCCCGGCCAAGCACCGTCACCAGATGGGTCGTCTTCATAGGGCTTCACCGGTACCTGTCATGTCTGCCGCTGTCCCGGCACATCGGCCTTCCCGGGAATTCAAATCCCTTCGAGCTTGCCGAGAATGGCATCGACGCGCGACTTGAGGCCTTCGCGCTCCGCCAGGAGGCGCCCGTTTTCTTCAGCCAGCCGGGCGTTGTCGGCCTTCAGGCCCGAATACTTGTCAAGCAGGTCGTCGACCTTTTTCTCCAGCGCAGCAAACAGTTCCTGATCCATGGTGCAAGCTCCCTTTCGCGACACATCACTATACCCGGAGGGTACGGTGAAGTCAAGCCCTAATTGCGTGAAATCTCGGGCTTCTCCGGCCCTTCGGCGTTGTTTGGCGGCAGCTCTGTCAGGCCTGGAAGAGGGCATCCGTGAACTCCTGCGGATTAAAGTCGCGCAGGTCGTCGATCGCCTCCCCAACACCAATATAGCGGACCGGCAAGCCAAATTCATGGCTGACCGCCACCACGATCCCCCCTTGGCCGTGCCGTCCAGCTTGGTCAGGGCGATGCCGGTAACCCCGGCCGCCTCCTTGAAAAGCCGCGCCTGGGAGATGGCGTTCTGCCCGGTGGCCGCATCCACCACCAGGAGCGTCTCATGGGGGGCGCCGGGGATCTCGCGGCTGATGACGCGGTGGATCTTCTTCATCTCCTCCATCAGGTTGACCTTGGTGTGCAGCCGGCCGGCCGTATCGACGATCAGGATATCCACCTGCCGGGCCACGGCGGCCTTGCAGGCGTCGAAAACCACGGCGGACGGATCGGCCCCCTCCTTGTGGCGGACCACATCCACGCCGGAGCGCGCCCCCCACGCTTCGAGCTGTTCGGCAGCCGCGGCGCGGAAGGTGTCGGCGGCCGCCAGGAGCACCCGCTTGCCGTCGCCCGTGAAGCGCGAGGCCAGCTTGCCGATGGTGGTGGTCTTGCCGACCCCGTTCACGCCGATCACCAGCAGGACAAAGGGGTGCCGGGCCCCGGTGTCGAGCACGCTGTGGTGGGCATTCAGACGCGCCAGGATGTCCGCCTTGAGGGCAGCGCGCAGCGCCTCGCCGTCCTTCAGCTCATTGCGCCCCAGGCGCTGCTCCAGGGAGCGGATCAGTTCTACCGTGGTCTTGACGCCGATGTCCGAGGTGATCAGGATCTCTTCCAACTCCTCCAGGGTGTCGGCATCGATCTCCTTTTTCCCCAGCACCAGGGCGTCGATGCGCCCCACCAACCCATCCTTGGTCTTTTTCAGGCCGCTCTTGAGGCGCGAGAAAAAACCGGGGGCATTGTCCGGGCGCTCCGGCGCCCCGCCCGGCGGGACCGGCGGCGACGGCTCCACGCCATCGGCCTGCGGTTGCCCGGCCCCGGCAATCTTGTCCACCAACCCCCGGAAAAAGCCCTTCTTCTCCTGCTGCTCCATCAGATCTCCTTCTTGAGCCGCGTCACGGCAGTGCGAAAATGATGCAGCGCCACGGCCACCGGGCAGGCGCGCCCCACATCCATCACCAGGGAATAATCGTCGTCGATGCAGCCGATGATCAGGTGCCGTTCGCTGCCGGTCACCACCACATCCTCGATGGCCCCCACCTGCGCACTCGCCTGCATCTCCTTCAGCCGGGCCAGGATGATCCCCTTGTGGGCGCCGATAAAGCGCATCTCGTAGGGGTCGCAGAGACACCACTCCTGCACCGCCTCCCCCTCCCAGTCCACCAGGATGGCCCCCACCGCCCGGGGGGTCTCCTCCACCAGCGTCTTCAGAATACGTTGAAACGGCATTGGCATATCCTCATGACAAAATGCAATCACCCGCACGGGCATAAAAAACGAATGGCATGCCGTCCTGACGGACCGGGACCGCGGCCCTGGCCCCGGCTTCCTTCACCCCGGCACCGGCGGCCTCAGTGCAGCCTGACCGAGACGATCCGCGACGCCCCCGGTTCCTCCATGGTGATGCCGTAGAGGGTGTCGGCGACCTGCATGGTGGCCTTGTTGTGGGTGATGATGATGAACTGGGAAACAGCGCTCATCTCCCGCACCATGTCGTTGAAACGGCCGATATTGGCGTCGTCCAGGGGCGCATCCACCTCGTCCAGCAGGCAGAACGGCGTCGGCTTGATCAGGAAGATGGAAAAGATCAGCGCCACCGCCGTCAACGCCTTCTCCCCCCCCGAGAGGAGGGTCACGTTCTGGAGCTTCTTGCCCGGCGGCTGCACGATGATGTCGATGCCGGTCTCCAGCAGGTCCTCCTCGTTGGTCAGGCGCAACTCCGCCCGCCCACCGCAGAACAGGCGCGGAAAGACCTCCTGGAACGTGGCGTTGACCTGGTTGTAGGTCTCCAGAAAGCGCTGCCGGGTGGTGCGGTTGATGCGCTGGATGGCCTGCTGGAGGCTGCGCAGCGACTCTTCCAGGTCGTTTTTCTGGGACGACAGGAAATTGAAGCGCTCCTCCATGCCGGCGCACTCCTCGATGGCCAGGAGATTCACCTCGCCCATGTCGTCCAGGAGGCGCTGCAACTCCACCTGGCGCGCCCGGCGGGCCGCCTCGTCGAATTCCACCCCCGCCAGCCGCTCCAGGACCTCGGCCATGCTGGTACGGTTATTTTCTTGCACGGAACGTTCCAAGTGTTCCGCCTGCATGGTCAACGTGGAAAAACGCAGGTTCAGTTCCGCCTGAAGCTGGCGGACCGCGTCGCTCTCCTCCCGGGCCTTCTTGGTCCGGGATTCGGCCTCGGCCAGGGCCGCGGCGGCCTCCTCGCTGGCCGAGCGCACGCCGGCCAGCAGGCTCTCCGCTTCGGCCTGGCGGCGGACGAGCCCCTCCAGGCGCTCCGCCTCCGTGGCGATGGCGCTCTCCAGGCGCAGCCGTTCGCCGCCGCCCGCCTCCAGTTCCAGCCGATCGGCGGTCAGGCGCCGGGTGAGTTCCTCCACCTGGCGTTCCAGGTCGGCGATGTCCCGCAGATGGGCCTCATGCTGTTCCTTGAGGGTGGCCGTCTGCACCCGGATGGCGGTGACCCGCTCCCGGGCACCGGCCAGGTCCTTCCGGCGGGCCTCCAGATCTTCCTTCAGGCGTCCCACCTCCTGCTCAAGCTCCCGGGAGACGTCGTCGGTCTCCCCCAGGCGCTCCCGGGACTGCTTCAGTTCGGCCTCCAACCCTTCCCGTTCCTCGTCCAGGGTTGCGGTCTCCAGGGCCTGCAGGGCCAGGCGCTCCTCGATCCGGGCGATCTCGTCGGCCGTCTGCTGGCGGTCCTTGGCCAGGCCGGTCCGTTTCAACTCGGCCTGGTGCACCTGGCTCCCGGTGACCTTCAGCTCCTCCGCCACCTCCAGGGAACGGTGCCGCAATGCGTCACGCTCCCCGGCCAGGGCAGCGGTCTCCCGTTCCAGGCCGGCCACCGCCTCCTCCAACTCCTTGATCTCGCGCTTTTTATGGATGATCCCCTTCTGCACCTGTTCGGCGGAACCGCCGGTCACGATCCCCCCCAATGCCGCCATATCACCATCAGGGGTGACAAAAATGAGCTCGGGATGCTGCCGGGCCAGCCGGATGGCGTCGGCAATCCCGT is a window of Geobacter sp. FeAm09 DNA encoding:
- the rny gene encoding ribonuclease Y, whose product is MVAALLVVAAGAYFAGSRFSKKDADAIVRQAEDLATKVIEDARRESETITKEAELKSKNAAIEAKEEYEREMREKKRDLQNLEKRLVQKEENLDKKVALFDQKELDILKKEQLNSAKEQSLAEREDELKNAVGAQMAKLEQISGMTAGEAKKELMNTMESEAKHDAAKLIKIIEEEARETADKKAKEIMALAIQRYAGEYVAERTVSVVPLPSDEMKGRIIGREGRNIRALEAATGIDLIIDDTPEAVILSGFNPVRREVARLSLEKLIGDGRIHPGRIEEVVAKSTEEVELSIKEAGEQAAFDLGVHGIHPEVLKLIGRLKYRTSYTQNVYQHSLEVAFLCGIMAAELGVNVKQAKRAGLLHDLGKAVDHEVEGSHAVIGAELARKYGESPKIVHAIMAHHEDEKPATVLAVLVQAADALSGARPGARREMMETYVKRLEDLERIATSFSGVSSSFAIQAGREIRVMVASEQVSDEQSLIMARDIAKKIEAEMTYPGQIKVNVIRETRAVEFAR
- a CDS encoding cell division protein ZapB, with translation MDQELFAALEKKVDDLLDKYSGLKADNARLAEENGRLLAEREGLKSRVDAILGKLEGI
- a CDS encoding 5-formyltetrahydrofolate cyclo-ligase, with the translated sequence MLAQRQALGLDAWRASSLLAQQNLLGLEEYSRAECIALYAPAHNETDTAEIVAAAFRAGKRVLYPAVCGEHMVFRQVEGLASLEQGSFGILEPCPTGVDHHADEPDLIVVPGVAFDLNGHRIGYGKGFYDRFLRHPGRTAHLVGLCHDFQIVGGRSRLKGTIYGWRSSSAIGGSSTAEVTGAMSVFRIKKQAGAPGAGRGDRTPRSAATA
- a CDS encoding cell division protein ZapA, with amino-acid sequence MKTTHLVTVLGRELSVRSSAPAEKVQAVESFVNARLHEIGGALKNGDAQLVLMLALLNISEELLELRGSAGRGGPMDAALRRLMEKLEKA